The genomic stretch GAGGAGAGCGGGGAAGCGTGTGGACATCGACATGGACTCTCCTTGCTGCCCGTGTCGGGTGGCGCGCGGCACGGGGCGGATCTCCCTCACTGTGGGCGCCGTCCGTGACTCTTCTGTGACTCCTCTGATCCACCCCAGATCCCCCCCGGCGGGTTGGTGACGTGGCCGGGCCGCCGGGGGGGCCTGGCCGGTCACACAACAGTCACAGGCGCGCCGCCGGGCCCGGTACAGAGCGTGGTACACCCTCTTCGACCGACTGGCCGCTGACAGTCACGGCGGCGTGTTGCATCAGGTGGCTGACAAACCCTGAGATGGCGAGTGTCGCGTGTGCAGTAGTGTGTGCAGTAGAGAGGGGTATTCAGTGGTTCTGGCTTCCACTCGGTTCCCCTCGAGGACACTGCGAATCCTGCGTCCTGGCGGGGAATTGTGCTGGATTTGTGTGTGCCGGTGCACTCCCGTCATCTGCCCCTTTTTTCCTTCTACGGATCAGAAGGCCAGGGGTTCGAATCCCTTCGGGCACACCACAGAAACCCACGTCTAGGACGTGGGTTTTCTCTTTGCAATACGGGTGCCGTGGGCCGTGTGTGCTGTCGCGTGTGCGGCAGGGGAGAGGGGGATGGCGCAGGACGAGGGGCACGGATCAACCCTGGCCCCCTTCGCGTGCAGATGTGCGCAACTCAACCTTGTCGACCGGCTTGCTGAGCAACCGCAACAGCCCCGCGGTAGCGTCCCTCTGCACCTCCCGGTCACGACTGCGCGCCCGTGGCAGCGGCGCTCACAGCGAAAGGCTGGGCTGCGGGTGGCGTCTGGAGCGGCGACGCCAGCGTGGCTACCGTGGCCGATCCACGCAACATGCTTGAGGCGGCAGCGTCCGTCCTTGCGCGCCGGACTGATCCTGCGCGCACTGCGCTGACCGCTCCGGCGTCAGCCCGCGGCGGTGGGTCGGGGGGGCGGCGGGGTGCCCGGCAGCGGGACGGCGGCCGCGGCGGCCCGCGCGTCGGCCGCGGCCGACGCGTCGCCGTGATCGTCGAGCAGGGCGGCGGCCACCGTGTAGAACTGCACGGCGTCCGTGAGGAGGTACTGGTCGTGCGCTTCGCGCGCGGCGCGCAGGTACGCCCGCGCGGCCAGTTCGGGCTTGCCCCCCTCGTGCCAGTGGCGGGCCACGCGGGCCGCGCCGCTGCCGGCGGACTCCAGGGTGCGCGCGGCGGCGCGGTGCAGCAGTCCCCGCACCGACGCGGGTGTGCCGGCATCGACCGCCTCGTACACGAGGTCGTGGGCGAAGCGCTGCCCGCTGATCACCTGCGCGGCCTCCAGTTCCTCCCACGCCTGTACGAGGTCGAGCAGCGGCGCGCCCAGCATCAGCGCGACGAGATCCACGTCGAAGTCGCTCTGGAGGGTCGCGGCGGCCCGCGCCGCCTGCAGGGCCGGGGCCGACAGCCGCTCCAGGCGGCGGCCGATCACGCTGCGCACCTGCTCGGGCAGCGGCAGCCGCTCCGGCACCGGGCCGTCCAGGCCGCCGGCCTCCAGCAGCAGCTTCACGGTCTCCAGCAGGAAGTGCGGGTTGCCGGCGCAGTGCTGCCACAGCCGTGAACGCAGCGCCGCGTCCGCCGGCACGCCGATGTCGGTCATCAGCGCGTCGGCCGCGCGCCCGTCGATGGGCGAGAGGTCGATCAGCACCGCGATCCCGGCGTCCACGGTCTGCCGGACGAGCGCGGCGCTCTCCGGGGGCAGCTCGCCCCGGCGGAACGTCGCGAGCAGCCGCGGCATGCCGCCCGGCTGGCCGAGCGGGAAGGACGTGCCGAACATGTACATGCCCATCTGGTTGGTGTGGTCGTCGTAGAACTGCCAGTCATCGCAGACGTTCGACATCAGGCCCTCGTGCACTGCGATCGTCCAGAGCATGTGCGCCTCGCGGAAGGTCAGCAGCTCCTCGTCGCTGGTGATCGGGCCCGGCCGCTCCGCCGGGGGCAGCAGTTCGGGCACCAGGCGCGACATCTCGCGGCGCACCCACGGTTCCATCACGAGGTCCGGGCGGCGGGCCGTATTGATGCGGCTCATGCGCGTCAGGGTCGCCCACGGCTGCACGCGGTCGCCGGGGCGGCCCAGGTACGTGATGAACCCGCCCTTGCTGCCCGCGAAGTCGTGCGCCAGCCGCGTCTTGCCGGAGCCCGGCTCGCCCGAGATGAAGATCCACTGTCCCGCCGCCCACGCGGCCTCCAGCCGGGCCCACTCGGCCTCGCGCCCGACGAGGTGCGGGGGGCGCAGCACCGCGAGCGGCAGCTCGGCGCGTGCGCCCGCCGCCGGCGCGGGCACGGTGCCGCGGTCGATCTCACGGGCGAGCGCCTCGGTCTCCGGCAGTGGCCGGGCCTGGAATTCGCGCTCCAGGATCTCCTTGCAGCGGTGGTACGCGCGCAGCGCCGCCGGGCGGTCGCCCGACAGGTAGTGCAGCCGCATCACGCGCCGCCACGCGTCCTCGGAGACGGGGTCGAGGTCGAGCACCGTGCGGGCGACGGCCAGCGCCTCCGCGTAGCGGCCCCCGTGCTCCAGCCGCCGCGACTCCTGCCGGCCCGCCTGCGCCCGCAGCTCGACGAAGCCCTCGCGCTCGGCCGTCACCCAGTCGTCGAGTTCCGGGCAGTCGTCGTAGGCGAG from Deinococcus sp. AB2017081 encodes the following:
- a CDS encoding BTAD domain-containing putative transcriptional regulator — translated: MTTPPRLDVLGVPRLSAGDVVLVPLERKLAAALSYLSLEGATSRSRLAGLLWPESPEATARNNLSQMLRKLRLAVGAELVSGADLLALDPGVEVDAARLRAAYTQGQTAELLNDPGGLLAGLAYDDCPELDDWVTAEREGFVELRAQAGRQESRRLEHGGRYAEALAVARTVLDLDPVSEDAWRRVMRLHYLSGDRPAALRAYHRCKEILEREFQARPLPETEALAREIDRGTVPAPAAGARAELPLAVLRPPHLVGREAEWARLEAAWAAGQWIFISGEPGSGKTRLAHDFAGSKGGFITYLGRPGDRVQPWATLTRMSRINTARRPDLVMEPWVRREMSRLVPELLPPAERPGPITSDEELLTFREAHMLWTIAVHEGLMSNVCDDWQFYDDHTNQMGMYMFGTSFPLGQPGGMPRLLATFRRGELPPESAALVRQTVDAGIAVLIDLSPIDGRAADALMTDIGVPADAALRSRLWQHCAGNPHFLLETVKLLLEAGGLDGPVPERLPLPEQVRSVIGRRLERLSAPALQAARAAATLQSDFDVDLVALMLGAPLLDLVQAWEELEAAQVISGQRFAHDLVYEAVDAGTPASVRGLLHRAAARTLESAGSGAARVARHWHEGGKPELAARAYLRAAREAHDQYLLTDAVQFYTVAAALLDDHGDASAAADARAAAAAVPLPGTPPPPRPTAAG